One window of the Chryseotalea sp. WA131a genome contains the following:
- a CDS encoding nucleotide sugar dehydrogenase, giving the protein MEKIGIIGLGYVGLPLAVEFGKIIPVVGFDINTDRIAELKNGHDRTLESDSVELKSSKHLSFSSNPIELKDANHFIVTVPTPVDVYKKPDLTPLIKASETVGKVLKKGDIVIYESTVYPGCTEEDCVPVLEKFSGLRFNIDFFCGYSPERINPGDKQHRLPNIKKVTSGSTPEIAERVDQLYKKIIVAGTHKASSIKVAEAAKVIENCQRDINIAFINELALIFERMGIDTHQVLEAAGTKWNFLPYKPGLVGGHCIGVDPYYLTYKADSLGYYPQVILAGRRINDNMGIHIANRVVKLMTQHDLPVKNAKILVLGITFKENCPDIRNSRAIDLIQELQSFGADVEVYDPHASIDEVKHEYGLALINKPDKKYSAIVLAVSHHEFKNLDWKMIRNDKTIVYDVKGFLDPSQISSRL; this is encoded by the coding sequence ATGGAAAAGATAGGAATCATAGGGTTAGGTTATGTTGGCCTTCCATTGGCGGTTGAGTTCGGAAAAATTATTCCGGTGGTTGGCTTCGACATCAACACCGATCGGATAGCTGAGCTAAAAAATGGGCACGACCGAACCCTTGAGTCGGACAGCGTTGAACTTAAGTCATCTAAACATCTTTCTTTCTCTTCCAATCCGATTGAATTGAAGGACGCCAATCATTTCATCGTCACCGTACCCACGCCCGTAGACGTTTACAAAAAGCCCGACCTTACGCCATTGATCAAGGCGAGCGAAACGGTGGGGAAGGTTTTGAAGAAAGGCGACATCGTGATTTACGAATCTACCGTTTACCCAGGCTGCACCGAAGAAGATTGTGTCCCCGTGCTGGAGAAATTCAGCGGATTAAGATTTAATATTGATTTTTTCTGTGGCTATTCTCCAGAGCGCATCAACCCTGGCGATAAGCAGCACCGGTTGCCCAACATCAAGAAGGTGACCAGCGGTAGCACACCTGAAATAGCCGAACGCGTAGATCAACTGTACAAAAAAATAATCGTTGCGGGCACACACAAAGCTTCGAGCATCAAGGTTGCCGAGGCGGCAAAGGTCATCGAGAATTGCCAACGAGATATCAATATCGCGTTTATTAATGAATTGGCGTTGATATTTGAACGCATGGGTATTGATACGCATCAAGTATTGGAAGCAGCCGGCACCAAGTGGAATTTTCTTCCTTACAAACCCGGTCTGGTAGGTGGGCATTGCATTGGTGTGGATCCGTACTATTTAACGTATAAAGCAGATAGCCTCGGCTATTACCCACAGGTGATTTTGGCAGGGAGGCGCATCAACGACAATATGGGGATTCACATTGCCAACCGAGTAGTCAAATTGATGACGCAACATGATTTGCCTGTAAAAAATGCCAAGATTTTGGTTTTGGGAATTACGTTTAAGGAAAACTGCCCCGACATACGCAACAGCCGCGCCATTGATTTGATCCAAGAATTGCAAAGTTTTGGAGCGGATGTAGAGGTGTATGACCCGCATGCCAGCATCGATGAAGTGAAGCACGAATACGGTTTGGCATTGATTAACAAACCGGATAAAAAATATTCGGCCATTGTATTGGCCGTTAGCCATCATGAATTCAAAAATTTGGATTGGAAAATGATACGAAACGACAAGACGATTGTCTATGATGTAAAAGGTTTTTTAGATCCATCTCAAATTTCATCTAGATTATAA
- a CDS encoding NAD-dependent epimerase: MSKVLVTGVAGFIGYHLAKRLCEDGFWVEGLDNLNDYYDVNLKKSRLDSLRLFENFTFSKVDIANKKEIDKRFENSRYDAVVNLAAQAGVRHSIENPYTYLESNIQGFLNILEASRHHSVKHLIYASSSSVYGANKKMPFSTQDNVDHPLALYAASKKSNELMAHAYSTLYHIPTTGLRFFSAYGPYGRPDMALFIFTKAILAGEPINVYNHGIMKRDFTYIDDLVECVIRLLPKIPSFDKNWDATKSDPATSFAPYRIFNIGNSSTVELIRYIEIIEEKLKKKAIKNFLPMQQGDVPEALADVSDLMKKIDFKPDTPIEVGVGKFIDWYLDYYKEKR, translated from the coding sequence TGAGGGCTTGGATAATCTTAACGATTATTATGATGTGAACTTAAAAAAATCGAGATTGGATAGTTTACGTCTTTTTGAAAATTTTACTTTTTCAAAGGTTGATATTGCCAACAAAAAAGAAATTGACAAGCGATTTGAAAATAGCCGATACGATGCTGTCGTCAACTTGGCTGCACAGGCGGGTGTGAGGCACTCTATCGAAAATCCATATACCTATCTTGAAAGCAACATACAGGGGTTCTTAAACATTCTCGAAGCCAGTCGCCACCATTCCGTAAAGCACTTGATCTACGCCTCTTCCAGTTCAGTTTATGGGGCGAACAAAAAAATGCCCTTCTCGACCCAAGACAATGTTGACCATCCCTTGGCGCTTTATGCAGCCAGCAAGAAATCAAATGAGTTAATGGCTCATGCCTATTCGACATTGTACCATATTCCAACCACAGGGCTAAGGTTTTTTTCAGCGTATGGCCCTTATGGCAGACCAGATATGGCCTTGTTTATTTTTACGAAAGCGATTTTAGCGGGCGAACCGATAAACGTTTATAATCACGGAATAATGAAACGCGATTTTACGTATATAGACGATTTAGTGGAGTGTGTGATTCGTCTCTTGCCAAAGATTCCGTCATTTGACAAAAATTGGGATGCCACAAAATCAGATCCCGCCACTAGCTTTGCCCCCTACCGAATTTTTAACATTGGCAATAGCAGTACGGTAGAGTTGATAAGGTACATCGAGATTATAGAAGAAAAGTTGAAAAAAAAGGCCATCAAAAACTTTTTGCCCATGCAGCAGGGCGATGTGCCCGAAGCTCTTGCCGATGTGAGTGATTTGATGAAAAAAATTGATTTTAAGCCCGATACTCCCATTGAAGTAGGTGTGGGTAAATTTATTGATTGGTATTTGGACTATTATAAAGAGAAACGATAA